A window of Suncus etruscus isolate mSunEtr1 chromosome 4, mSunEtr1.pri.cur, whole genome shotgun sequence contains these coding sequences:
- the PLN gene encoding cardiac phospholamban: MEKVQYLTRSAIRRASTIEMPQQARQNLQNLFVNFCLILICLLLICIIVMLL; this comes from the coding sequence ATGGAGAAGGTCCAATACCTCACTCGTTCTGCCATAAGAAGAGCATCAACTATTGAAATGCCTCAACAAGCAAGACAAAATCTCCAGAACCTATTTGTCAATTTCTGCCTCATCTTAATATGTCTCTTACTGATCTGCATCATTGTGATGCTTCTCTGA